A single Ignavibacteriales bacterium DNA region contains:
- a CDS encoding CHAT domain-containing protein, with the protein MKRTGLLAGFILIIILTSGPHYQIADKEETEESISSYDEVFEKTVITLRRRNTEEVSLLSARRYKTGYQFAVIRTDSLKKAGNYQAVFDTLDIYFPASPASIVYYEELISTGAGSGNLLLIKNKLDEIRDRPLTPYEEYARGIIMNLRGNIDSAITLFSGIIRKHPELTIVYLRYANALKDKGRYTEARQALKKFFTADNDDSYLHAEAVLLQGTIAFLEGEYDQAMKYYRQAEKLSDELYDIHTGSRARINQGLIYDIYGEYDPARELFNKGIEGAKRLKDPELLAYGYSELGVSYSFTSDYPDALGYYQEAITIYLKTGNSLRLSYLYSNRGNLQNAMGNYAGALASYRAGIEASGDAPRPLIQNLTGMADVYVNAGNYTQAIRHYHEAMQLAKKINDRDLLSSIETGSGSFKLNLGAYEAAEEHFRRALLYTDVKSNPLQAGDIMDKLALSLKGQGKTDSAIILLQEAIRTAEKYQDIILLASASQHLAEIYHGEGEAAKALGILAEIRKSVPAETYPQQHAEAVLTEADIRLQTDNASEAHNLLFSTGVAELTGNNAYLALYYHSLHTRALITLGNRAEAEKELQNAIALYERTAQSLIGGSHDIPGLTKLAAGLYNSQIKLLNERGDYKTAFGYLERKNGGSAFRNVISLTLAQSMDNPDLLDKLYSLAWTAESQIHTQTERDSALQLYNSLLEFLSLQKPVRMEMLSVTEMQSALEEDEYIIALHTTEDSSYIYALGRNEFLTRKIKGGENSLRRIKRGISPNYDRRPGSPDFLNRELFAFDAVAARYLYKHLFGFLNDKLEKGSRLIILPDNIFRDFPFETLVVNSDDENNSFHYEACEFAGERYRFVYTPSFSAYKGLEKINYSKNKTSLLVGNPLVSSSSRGFAERRSIQGNTDGSNTKQFLPLKYSAEEVNSIDNMLDFSTVLTGSFATESRFRELAADASLIHLSAHSSVTKNQPVIYFSGLYDAEHDGILEPGEIASLGLKSEMVVLSSCSSGLGDPDAEEGVTGMNRALIEGGAKSVISTLWEINDEYTSRFMEMFYDHLSVGISKSEALRRTRSDFISQVNSDPYYWGAFILYGADSPMHIEKKNYIFIMFQYLSIGFAGAFVLLVYIRRLTRQLVIRS; encoded by the coding sequence ATGAAACGTACGGGACTGCTCGCCGGTTTCATTCTCATTATTATCCTTACCTCAGGCCCTCATTATCAGATAGCGGACAAAGAGGAAACAGAGGAAAGCATTTCATCCTATGATGAAGTATTTGAGAAAACCGTTATCACGCTAAGACGAAGGAATACCGAGGAGGTGAGCCTGCTGAGCGCAAGGAGGTACAAAACGGGATACCAGTTTGCCGTCATCCGCACCGATTCACTTAAAAAAGCCGGAAACTATCAGGCTGTGTTTGACACACTCGATATATACTTTCCCGCTTCCCCCGCAAGCATTGTTTACTATGAAGAACTGATCAGCACCGGAGCCGGCTCGGGGAATCTGCTGCTTATTAAAAACAAGCTGGATGAAATCCGTGACCGGCCGCTTACGCCGTATGAAGAATATGCCCGGGGAATCATTATGAACCTGAGGGGGAACATAGATTCAGCAATTACCCTGTTCAGCGGCATCATCAGAAAACATCCTGAGCTTACAATTGTTTATCTCCGTTACGCAAACGCACTCAAGGACAAAGGAAGATATACGGAAGCCAGACAAGCGCTGAAAAAGTTTTTTACCGCGGATAATGATGACAGCTATCTTCATGCCGAGGCAGTCCTGCTGCAAGGAACCATCGCTTTTCTCGAGGGAGAGTATGACCAGGCAATGAAATACTACCGGCAAGCGGAAAAGCTTTCCGATGAACTGTACGATATCCACACCGGATCGAGGGCACGGATCAATCAGGGACTAATATATGATATATACGGAGAGTATGATCCGGCCAGAGAGCTTTTCAACAAAGGCATTGAAGGCGCGAAGCGTCTGAAAGATCCGGAACTGCTGGCTTACGGATATTCTGAACTTGGTGTTTCCTATTCATTCACCTCAGACTACCCTGACGCGCTCGGCTACTATCAGGAAGCGATCACCATTTATCTGAAGACAGGAAACTCTCTCCGGCTTTCGTATTTATATTCCAACAGAGGCAATTTACAAAACGCCATGGGAAACTATGCCGGAGCGCTGGCAAGTTACCGTGCGGGTATTGAAGCATCAGGGGATGCTCCGCGTCCGCTCATCCAAAACCTGACTGGCATGGCTGATGTGTATGTCAACGCGGGCAATTATACGCAGGCCATCAGGCATTACCATGAAGCTATGCAGCTCGCAAAAAAGATTAATGACAGGGATCTGCTCAGTTCAATCGAGACCGGCTCCGGATCATTCAAGCTGAACCTTGGTGCTTATGAGGCGGCGGAGGAGCATTTCAGGAGGGCGCTGCTATATACGGATGTAAAGAGCAATCCGCTCCAGGCAGGAGACATCATGGACAAACTGGCACTGTCACTGAAGGGACAGGGTAAGACAGATTCAGCAATCATCCTGCTTCAGGAAGCAATCAGAACAGCAGAAAAATATCAGGATATCATTCTTCTGGCCTCAGCATCACAGCATCTTGCAGAGATATATCACGGGGAGGGGGAAGCAGCGAAGGCACTTGGTATTCTGGCAGAGATCCGGAAATCAGTACCGGCGGAGACATATCCCCAGCAGCATGCGGAGGCGGTACTTACTGAAGCGGATATACGGCTTCAAACAGACAATGCTTCAGAGGCTCATAACCTGCTTTTCTCAACCGGCGTTGCAGAACTGACAGGAAACAATGCCTATCTCGCGCTGTATTACCATTCCCTACACACCCGCGCGCTGATCACACTCGGAAACAGAGCAGAAGCAGAAAAAGAATTACAAAACGCAATTGCATTGTATGAAAGAACGGCACAATCTCTCATCGGCGGCAGCCATGATATTCCCGGGTTAACAAAACTTGCCGCCGGACTCTACAATTCACAAATAAAACTTCTGAATGAGAGGGGGGATTACAAGACTGCGTTCGGTTACTTAGAGCGAAAAAACGGAGGAAGCGCCTTCAGGAATGTGATATCTCTGACTCTGGCCCAAAGCATGGATAATCCTGATCTCCTTGACAAACTTTACTCCCTTGCCTGGACTGCAGAGTCGCAGATTCACACACAGACGGAGAGGGATTCTGCACTGCAGCTTTATAACTCACTGCTTGAATTCTTATCATTGCAAAAACCAGTCAGGATGGAAATGCTGAGTGTTACAGAGATGCAGTCCGCCCTTGAGGAGGATGAGTATATCATCGCGCTGCATACAACTGAGGATTCGTCGTATATCTATGCACTTGGGCGGAATGAGTTTCTGACCAGGAAAATAAAAGGAGGAGAAAATTCTTTAAGAAGAATTAAACGGGGCATCTCCCCTAACTATGACCGGAGGCCGGGCTCACCTGATTTCCTCAACAGGGAACTCTTTGCCTTTGACGCAGTTGCCGCACGGTATCTTTATAAACACCTGTTCGGTTTTCTTAATGACAAACTGGAAAAAGGGAGCAGGCTGATTATCCTTCCTGATAATATCTTCAGGGACTTCCCTTTTGAAACGCTTGTTGTAAACTCCGATGATGAAAATAACAGTTTTCATTATGAGGCATGCGAATTTGCCGGGGAGAGGTACCGCTTTGTCTATACTCCATCCTTCTCAGCATACAAAGGACTTGAGAAGATCAATTACAGCAAAAACAAGACCTCACTGCTGGTGGGGAATCCCCTCGTGTCATCATCATCAAGAGGATTTGCCGAGAGGAGAAGCATACAGGGGAATACAGATGGCAGCAATACAAAGCAATTCCTCCCGCTGAAATACTCCGCTGAGGAGGTAAACTCCATTGACAATATGCTTGATTTCTCAACCGTACTAACCGGATCTTTTGCTACTGAATCACGGTTCAGAGAACTGGCAGCAGATGCTTCGCTGATTCATCTTTCAGCACATTCATCAGTCACAAAGAATCAGCCGGTGATTTATTTTTCCGGACTCTACGATGCTGAACATGACGGCATTCTTGAGCCGGGAGAGATTGCTTCGCTTGGATTAAAATCGGAAATGGTTGTGCTAAGCAGCTGCAGTTCGGGGCTGGGAGATCCGGATGCGGAAGAGGGTGTCACCGGCATGAACCGCGCACTGATTGAGGGGGGAGCAAAGAGTGTTATCTCCACACTCTGGGAAATCAATGATGAATATACATCACGCTTTATGGAGATGTTTTATGATCATCTCAGCGTAGGGATCTCCAAATCGGAAGCACTGCGCAGAACCCGGTCAGATTTTATCAGCCAGGTGAATTCTGATCCATACTACTGGGGAGCATTTATTCTCTACGGCGCAGACTCCCCTATGCATATCGAGAAGAAAAACTATATCTTTATTATGTTTCAATACTTATCTATCGGTTTCGCGGGAGCTTTTGTTTTACTTGTTTATATACGCAGGCTAACACGGCAATTAGTAATTAGGAGTTAG
- the gmd gene encoding GDP-mannose 4,6-dehydratase — MKKALITGITGQDGSYLAEILIERGYEVHGIIRRSSSFNTGRIDHLYNDPEILNKKMFLHYGDLVDTSNMNRLLEKIGPDEIYNLAAQSHVKVSFEVPDYTAQVDALGTLRFLDAIREVGLKKVRFYQASTSELYGKVRETPQSETTPFYPRSPYGVAKLYGYWIIVNYREAYDIFACNGILFNHESPRRGETFVTRKISRAASRIICGLQDSFSLGNLNAKRDWGYAPEYCQGMVDILNYKKAEDFVLATGETNTVRDFVKYTFGSFGVTLRFEGENETEKGVVASIDSAKKDELIALYPNAVVKPFANLKAGQTVVTVNPTYYRPTEVDLLLGNPKKAEEKLGWKARTKFEDLVKIMALADYEKVCRKGF; from the coding sequence ATGAAGAAAGCGCTTATTACCGGAATAACCGGACAGGACGGAAGTTATCTCGCGGAAATTCTGATTGAAAGGGGATATGAGGTGCACGGTATTATACGCCGCAGCAGTTCATTTAATACCGGAAGAATTGACCATCTTTATAACGATCCTGAAATCCTCAACAAGAAGATGTTTCTTCACTACGGTGACTTGGTTGATACGAGCAATATGAACCGCCTGCTGGAAAAGATCGGGCCCGATGAGATATATAACCTAGCCGCCCAGAGCCATGTAAAAGTTTCGTTTGAAGTTCCGGATTACACTGCACAGGTTGATGCTCTCGGCACTCTGCGCTTCCTCGATGCAATCCGTGAAGTCGGCCTCAAAAAAGTCCGTTTTTATCAGGCATCAACAAGTGAGCTCTACGGAAAAGTGCGTGAAACTCCTCAGAGCGAGACAACTCCCTTTTATCCCCGCTCTCCGTATGGTGTGGCAAAACTCTATGGTTACTGGATTATTGTAAACTACCGCGAAGCATATGATATATTTGCCTGCAACGGAATTCTCTTTAATCATGAATCTCCCCGCAGAGGTGAAACATTTGTTACAAGAAAAATCTCCCGTGCAGCATCACGGATTATCTGCGGACTTCAGGATTCCTTCTCCCTGGGCAACCTCAATGCAAAGCGCGACTGGGGTTATGCTCCCGAATACTGCCAGGGAATGGTGGATATACTCAATTACAAAAAAGCCGAGGATTTTGTCCTGGCAACCGGCGAGACAAATACCGTCCGGGATTTTGTGAAATATACATTTGGATCATTCGGTGTTACACTCCGCTTTGAAGGGGAGAATGAAACCGAAAAAGGTGTGGTTGCGTCAATCGATTCTGCAAAGAAAGATGAACTGATTGCATTATATCCGAATGCGGTTGTAAAACCTTTTGCTAATCTGAAGGCTGGCCAGACAGTGGTAACGGTAAACCCGACCTATTACCGCCCGACTGAGGTTGATCTGCTCCTGGGCAATCCAAAAAAAGCTGAAGAAAAACTTGGCTGGAAAGCCCGGACAAAGTTCGAAGATCTGGTAAAGATCATGGCACTGGCCGACTACGAAAAAGTCTGCCGCAAAGGTTTCTAA
- a CDS encoding GDP-L-fucose synthase yields MDKNSKIMVAGHKGMVGSAIVRELSSRGYVNLATVDRNEADLRNQQQVFDRMESASPEVVVIAAAKVGGIMANNIYRGEFLYDNLMIEANLIEASRRVGVKKLLFLGSSCIYPKFAEQPIREESLLTGTLEFTNEPYAIAKITGIKLCESYYRQYGCNYFSAMPTNLYGPGDNFDLEKSHVLPALMRKFHEAKAAGKDHVMVWGTGTVLREFMYVEDLASALAFLLENVDAKDIYEKEISHINIGTGSDVTISALAELVKDITGYKGKIIYDTSKPDGTPRKLMDSSRLHELGWESSVSLEEGIRRTYKWFLENIETIKR; encoded by the coding sequence ATGGATAAAAACTCAAAAATAATGGTAGCCGGTCATAAAGGCATGGTTGGCTCTGCGATCGTACGCGAACTCTCTTCCCGCGGTTACGTAAATCTGGCAACGGTTGACCGGAATGAGGCTGACCTCCGGAATCAGCAGCAGGTATTTGACAGGATGGAATCTGCCTCTCCCGAGGTGGTTGTCATTGCAGCCGCTAAAGTCGGGGGTATCATGGCAAACAATATCTACCGGGGCGAATTCCTCTATGATAACCTCATGATTGAGGCAAACCTGATTGAAGCCTCCCGTCGCGTTGGTGTGAAGAAACTTCTCTTTCTCGGTTCTTCCTGCATTTACCCGAAATTTGCCGAGCAGCCGATCAGGGAAGAGTCTCTCCTGACCGGGACATTGGAATTCACCAATGAGCCCTACGCTATTGCGAAAATCACCGGTATTAAACTCTGTGAAAGTTATTATCGCCAGTACGGATGCAATTATTTTTCTGCGATGCCGACCAATCTTTACGGTCCGGGTGACAACTTCGATCTTGAAAAATCCCATGTTCTCCCTGCGCTAATGCGAAAATTCCATGAGGCGAAGGCTGCCGGAAAGGATCATGTAATGGTCTGGGGTACCGGTACCGTTCTCCGCGAATTTATGTATGTGGAGGATCTTGCCTCCGCTCTTGCATTCCTCCTCGAAAATGTGGATGCGAAGGATATATATGAAAAAGAAATATCCCACATTAATATTGGAACCGGATCGGATGTCACCATCTCTGCTCTTGCGGAACTGGTGAAGGATATTACCGGATATAAGGGAAAGATTATATACGATACATCAAAGCCGGACGGTACTCCCCGTAAGCTGATGGATTCTTCCCGTCTTCATGAACTTGGCTGGGAAAGCTCTGTATCACTTGAAGAAGGTATCCGCAGAACATACAAATGGTTTTTGGAAAATATAGAAACGATAAAAAGGTAA
- the lhgO gene encoding L-2-hydroxyglutarate oxidase: MTYDITIIGGGIVGTATGMAILKKKPCKLLILEAEDVLAAHQTGHNSGVIHSGLYYKPGSLKAQNCTAGRELLYQFCEEQAIPHQRCGKIVVATSKEEIPALNELERKGTLNGLTGMKRLKKEEIKEYEPYTDGIGALYIPQTGIVNYTKVTEAYGKIIQQFGGEIRTSNKVKGIRSRNNQITIETTGGTHSTKLLVNCAGLYSDRIARMCGIDPEVMIVPFRGEYYELVKEKEYLVKNLIYPVPDPRFPFLGVHFTRMIQGGIEAGPNAVLAFRREGYSKTDVSLYDTGELLLYKGFWKMAGMYYKMGWEEMKRSFSKELFVRALQKLIPEINEEDVTRGGAGVRAQALDKKGKLLDDFCIQETARMVHVLNAPSPAATASISIGRSIADVVIKHL; the protein is encoded by the coding sequence ATGACCTATGATATTACCATTATCGGCGGGGGGATTGTGGGGACAGCCACGGGGATGGCAATCCTCAAAAAGAAACCCTGTAAGCTCCTCATTCTTGAGGCAGAGGATGTGCTGGCAGCACATCAGACGGGGCACAACAGCGGAGTAATTCACTCAGGGCTCTACTACAAACCGGGTTCCTTAAAGGCACAAAACTGCACGGCAGGAAGAGAATTACTTTATCAGTTCTGCGAGGAGCAAGCGATTCCCCATCAACGATGCGGCAAAATTGTTGTTGCTACCAGCAAGGAAGAAATTCCGGCTCTGAATGAACTTGAACGGAAAGGAACACTGAACGGGCTGACCGGAATGAAGCGCCTAAAGAAGGAGGAGATTAAAGAATATGAACCCTATACAGACGGGATTGGGGCCCTGTATATACCACAGACGGGCATTGTGAACTACACCAAAGTGACTGAAGCGTACGGAAAGATCATTCAGCAATTCGGAGGAGAAATCAGAACCAGCAACAAAGTGAAGGGAATCAGAAGCAGAAACAACCAGATAACGATTGAGACGACCGGAGGAACACACAGCACAAAGCTGCTGGTAAACTGCGCAGGGCTTTATTCCGACAGAATTGCAAGAATGTGCGGCATTGATCCGGAGGTGATGATCGTCCCGTTTCGCGGAGAATATTATGAGCTGGTTAAGGAGAAAGAATATCTTGTAAAGAATCTGATCTATCCCGTACCCGATCCCCGATTCCCGTTCCTTGGGGTGCATTTCACCAGAATGATTCAGGGAGGCATTGAGGCAGGACCCAATGCAGTGCTGGCATTCCGAAGGGAAGGATACAGCAAAACTGATGTGTCACTTTACGATACGGGAGAATTGTTACTCTACAAAGGATTCTGGAAGATGGCGGGGATGTATTACAAAATGGGGTGGGAGGAGATGAAGAGGTCATTCAGCAAAGAACTGTTTGTAAGAGCTCTGCAGAAACTGATACCAGAAATTAACGAAGAAGATGTTACAAGGGGAGGGGCGGGAGTCCGTGCTCAGGCATTAGACAAAAAGGGCAAACTGCTCGATGACTTCTGCATACAGGAAACGGCAAGGATGGTACATGTGCTGAACGCACCAAGTCCGGCGGCGACAGCATCAATTTCCATCGGTAGAAGTATTGCGGATGTTGTGATCAAACATCTTTAA
- the galE gene encoding UDP-glucose 4-epimerase GalE, translated as MNILVTGGAGYIGSHLVHDLTELGYKATVLDNLSTGFRENIPAGVELIVADLKSPDLKDILRGREFDTLFHFASKKAAGESMEIPEVYMMENITGALNLFSLLKDLKIRKVIFSSTAAVYGNPESIPVSEAALKNPINYYGFTKLSLEQNLAWLSQIRGIHVAVLRYFNAAGYDVKGRVTKREVGTANLLPVVLETLAGIRQKLMVFGDDYNTSDGSCIRDYIHPSDLSSAHILAMDYLEKNQQNLTLNLGTGKGYSVFEVIKAAADISALPLNYEVTSRREGDPAALIADASKANRLLGWIPKYSDIETIISTMLPLYIPKAK; from the coding sequence TTGAATATTTTAGTAACTGGAGGCGCCGGTTATATTGGCTCCCACCTCGTCCACGATCTTACTGAACTCGGTTATAAAGCAACCGTCCTTGATAACTTGTCAACCGGTTTCCGGGAAAATATTCCCGCTGGTGTCGAACTGATCGTAGCGGATCTGAAATCTCCAGATTTAAAAGATATTTTAAGGGGGAGGGAATTTGATACTCTCTTCCACTTTGCCTCAAAGAAAGCTGCGGGGGAGTCAATGGAAATTCCCGAAGTATATATGATGGAAAATATCACCGGGGCGCTTAATCTGTTTTCTTTACTGAAAGATCTGAAGATCCGCAAGGTAATCTTTTCCTCAACTGCTGCGGTCTATGGAAATCCTGAATCCATCCCGGTTTCTGAAGCAGCCCTCAAGAATCCGATTAATTATTACGGCTTTACTAAACTCTCATTGGAGCAGAATCTTGCCTGGCTCTCACAGATTCGCGGTATCCATGTTGCTGTGCTCCGCTATTTTAACGCTGCCGGATATGATGTCAAAGGAAGAGTGACGAAAAGGGAAGTGGGAACAGCAAATCTGCTCCCGGTTGTGCTGGAAACCCTTGCCGGAATCCGCCAAAAATTGATGGTTTTTGGTGATGATTATAACACCTCCGATGGTTCCTGCATTCGTGATTATATACATCCATCCGATCTTTCATCTGCTCATATTCTTGCAATGGACTATCTGGAGAAGAATCAACAGAATCTGACGCTGAATCTTGGAACAGGGAAGGGCTATAGTGTGTTTGAAGTGATTAAAGCTGCTGCAGATATCTCCGCTCTTCCGCTGAATTACGAAGTCACCTCCCGCCGTGAGGGAGATCCCGCAGCCCTTATTGCCGATGCTTCCAAAGCAAATAGACTCCTCGGTTGGATCCCAAAGTATTCGGATATCGAAACTATCATATCCACCATGCTGCCGTTGTATATCCCCAAAGCAAAATAG
- a CDS encoding transposase family protein, which translates to MQQMDFVGPRYIKNLGRIYWLNIIDLDTRLAAVYPVIGKSSDLILPCLVDFWQKYGIPDFLQMDNELSFRGNNRYKHCYGKVVRLCLINRIKPIFIPVQEPWRNGVIEKFNDTFDKKFFRTTVFTDYQSLVDKAKKFENFHNTYYRYKANHGKTLLEMVKIPGNSKILLRGDYILPKTFDVDDGEIMIIRFVRSDRKLHLFSETFILPAEAIYTYVQAVICYRTHTLMVYLDEKLIACFDYLLIP; encoded by the coding sequence ATGCAGCAAATGGACTTTGTCGGGCCACGCTACATTAAAAACCTGGGTCGGATCTACTGGCTTAATATCATCGATCTAGATACCCGACTTGCAGCTGTTTATCCGGTTATCGGCAAATCCTCTGATCTGATTCTCCCCTGTTTGGTTGATTTTTGGCAGAAATACGGCATCCCGGACTTTCTTCAGATGGATAATGAGTTGTCTTTCAGGGGAAATAACCGATATAAACATTGTTATGGGAAAGTAGTTCGGCTCTGCCTGATTAACAGGATTAAACCGATATTTATTCCGGTACAAGAACCTTGGCGCAATGGTGTCATTGAGAAGTTTAATGATACCTTTGATAAGAAGTTTTTTAGAACAACGGTGTTTACCGACTATCAGAGTCTGGTTGATAAAGCAAAAAAATTTGAAAATTTCCATAACACCTATTATCGCTATAAGGCCAATCATGGGAAAACCCTTCTGGAGATGGTAAAAATCCCGGGGAATAGTAAAATACTTCTCAGAGGGGATTACATTCTTCCTAAAACATTTGATGTTGACGATGGGGAGATTATGATCATCAGATTTGTCAGAAGTGACAGGAAACTACATTTATTTAGCGAAACATTCATCCTGCCTGCTGAAGCGATTTACACATATGTTCAAGCTGTAATATGCTACAGAACCCATACTCTTATGGTTTATCTGGACGAAAAACTAATTGCATGTTTTGATTATCTATTGATACCGTAA
- a CDS encoding helix-turn-helix domain-containing protein: MDEITKRKEAIKLFTQGISITRICQTLKQSRVWFYKWKSRYQSNPEGEWFVEQSRKPHNSKKNLILRSSPKLLQSGTN; the protein is encoded by the coding sequence ATGGACGAAATCACTAAGCGTAAAGAGGCTATTAAATTGTTTACTCAGGGTATTTCAATCACGCGGATTTGCCAGACCCTTAAGCAAAGCAGAGTCTGGTTTTATAAATGGAAGAGCCGGTATCAGAGTAACCCAGAGGGAGAATGGTTTGTTGAACAAAGCCGGAAGCCACACAACAGTAAAAAAAACTTGATCCTGAGATCGAGTCCCAAATTGTTACAATCCGGCACAAATTAG
- a CDS encoding glycosyltransferase has protein sequence MFHSLLPFEEEAVNLYRGEKKYIKYRLLNLLYRRSMLLADGLLFSSSFTENKFLSSLSTARRPVSKVIPFGTWSSFSKPTAPIEIGSGQTVRFLYVSNFYKYKRHLMLIPLFEDLIRRGYNISLTLCGDGFTHTAEITEAVSKSVAGGRISYEGKLTHDKMQAVYQQHDVLIFPSVVESFGIPLIEAAHENLWIIFTWPPLVEIMQNNNYHRYTLAQGNLEEEVRNLIDSHNAGNLNLKEKKSNSHFITFRHTFTQTMHYLESFLPKSN, from the coding sequence ATGTTTCACTCGCTTCTTCCGTTCGAGGAAGAAGCGGTGAATCTCTACCGTGGCGAGAAAAAATATATAAAATACCGCCTGCTGAATCTCCTGTACAGGCGAAGCATGCTTCTTGCAGATGGGCTTCTCTTCTCCTCCTCTTTTACTGAAAATAAATTCCTTTCATCCCTCAGTACTGCTCGAAGACCAGTTTCCAAAGTAATACCGTTCGGTACCTGGTCTTCTTTCTCAAAGCCGACAGCACCAATTGAGATTGGTTCGGGCCAGACGGTACGTTTTCTTTATGTATCGAACTTTTATAAGTACAAGCGTCACCTGATGCTGATACCTCTTTTTGAAGATCTCATCAGGCGGGGATATAACATATCTCTTACCTTATGCGGGGATGGATTTACCCATACGGCAGAAATCACGGAAGCGGTCAGCAAATCAGTTGCTGGAGGGAGAATTTCTTACGAGGGGAAACTCACTCATGATAAAATGCAGGCAGTGTATCAGCAGCATGATGTACTGATATTTCCTTCAGTGGTGGAATCCTTCGGAATTCCCCTCATCGAAGCAGCCCATGAAAATCTCTGGATCATATTTACCTGGCCTCCCCTGGTTGAAATAATGCAGAACAATAACTACCATAGATATACCCTGGCACAAGGAAACCTGGAAGAAGAAGTCCGGAATCTGATCGATTCCCATAATGCTGGGAACTTAAATCTGAAAGAAAAGAAAAGCAACAGCCACTTCATTACCTTCCGCCATACCTTCACCCAAACTATGCACTATCTCGAATCCTTTTTGCCTAAATCTAACTAA